The following are from one region of the Coffea eugenioides isolate CCC68of chromosome 2, Ceug_1.0, whole genome shotgun sequence genome:
- the LOC113759307 gene encoding uncharacterized protein LOC113759307 — translation MQNKTAAIERTPSASSRLANIPSTSLVLPDAPDCQHCGAKRNNVRTYNNNLGFTTFAAKYDSKLTKNTKGVYTFRVQGQVYHFLDGLIHLGDKPSGIQLYFFDTDEELAKRLGNSDKLREHTLRLLMRVLSDNPYTRFFKSLRDVPNIDNLNIVLNCYPSLDQRVYNLPSASQVATIWTESEDQSSDRRAHIQVYSRSAGSHRIQYYYCCYDPLQYPLIFFRGECGWHHGIKRLHKRKRGGDSCEGDITLDPASISSSSELIDLEQRAADRGKTEADIVSVREYYCYRFQIRDTDELMLLHTLRLLLQFSVDGYVKIETSRLDFHRHRQNKIRSEILQGVLDSVSIGQTAGSKVGRKVILPGSFIGGPRDMRHRYLDAMALVQKYEKSDIFLTMTCNPAWKEIQENLKYHEKPQDRPDLLARVFKAKFEMLKAEILNKQIFGEVAACVYVIEFQKQGFPHAHLLLILKPGHKLLNWESYDKVVCVELLDKYRYPHLYSLVIKHMIHGPCGAMDKSCPCMRDETCKNRYPKNFCAQTTHGEDTYPYYRRRDDDKSIRVRRFTLDNRWVVPYNPYLLALFDCHINVEICSTLKLVKYLYKYVFKGHDLVSFKIISCESGNDIDEIRDFQKGRWVSPPEAFWHIYEFKLNQMTPVVYTLQVHLPDQ, via the exons ATGCAAAATAAAACTGCAGCGATAGAACGAACACCTTCAGCTTCATCTCGTCTTGCCAATATTCCTTCTACATCTCTGGTTCTACCAGATGCTCCTGATTGTCAGCACTGTGGAGCGAAGAG AAATAATGTGCGTACTTATAACAACAACCTTGGCTTCACAACCTTTGCTGCGAAGTATGACTCTAAGCTAACAAAGAACACAAAAGGTGTTTATACCTTTCGTGTTCAGGGCCAGGTCTACCACTTTCTTGATGGCCTTATTCACTTGGGCGATAAACCATCTGGCATCCAATTATATTTCTTTGACACTGATGAAGAATTAGCAAAGAGGCTTGGTAACTCTGATAAGCTGCGTGAACACACTTTAAGATTGCTTATGCGCGTTCTTTCTGATAATCCTTATACTCGCTTCTTTAAAAGCCTTAGGGATGTTCCGAACATTGACAACCTGAACATTGTTCTTAATTGTTATCCTTCGCTTGACCAGCGCGTGTATAATCTTCCTTCTGCCTCTCAAGTAGCAACTATATGGACTGAAAGTGAAGATCAGTCATCCGATAGGCGCGCTCATATTCAGGTCTATTCTCGCTCAGCTGGTAGCCATAGAATCCagtattattattgttgttatgACCCTTTACAGTACCCTCTCATTTTTTTCCGTGGTGAGTGTGGCTGGCACCATGGAATTAAGAGACTtcacaaaaggaaaagaggagGGGACTCCTGTGAGGGTGATATTACCCTTGATCCAGCTTCAATTAGCTCCTCGTCAGAGTTAATTGATTTAGAACAGAGAG CTGCTGATCGAGGCAAAACAGAGGCTGATATTGTATCAGTTAGGGAGTACTATTGTTATAGGTTTCAAATAAGAGACACTGATGAGTTAATGTTGTTACACACCCTTAGATTGCTACTGCAGTTTTCGGTTGATGGTTATGTCAAGATAGAAACATCTAGGCTTGACTTCCATAGACATCGGCAAAACAAAATACGCTCCGAAATTCTTCAAGGAGTTCTTGATAGTGTTTCTATTGGCCAAACTGCTGGTTCTAAGGTTGGTCGTAAGGTCATCTTGCCTGGTTCCTTTATAGGTGGGCCGAGGGATATGCGCCATCGCTACCTTGATGCGATGGCGCTGGTCCAAAAATACGAAAAATCAGACATTTTCCTTACAATGACATGTAATCCAGCATGGAAGGAGATTCAGGAGAACTTGAAATACCATGAAAAACCTCAAGATCGGCCAGACCTTCTAGCTAGAGTTTTTAAAGCCAAGTTTGAAATGCTTAAAGCAGAAATCCTGAATAAGCAAATCTTTGGCGAAGTTGCAGCGTGTGTTTATGTGATCGAGTTTCAAAAGCAAGGATTTCCTCATGCTCATTTATTATTGATCTTAAAACCTGGTCATAAGCTACTTAACTGGGAGTCATATGACAAAGTAGTTTGTGTTGAGCTGCTCGACAAATATCGCTATCCTCACTTGTATTCTCTTGTTATCAAACATATGATCCATGGTCCTTGCGGGGCCATGGATAAATCTTGCCCTTGCATGAGAGACGAAACCTGCAAAAATCGCTATCCAAAGAACTTTTGTGCTCAAACAACCCATGGTGAGGATACTTATCCATATTACAGAAGAAGAGATGACGACAAGAGTATCAGAGTTCGCAGATTTACTCTTGATAATAGGTGGGTTGTGCCTTATAACCCTTACCTACTTGCTTTATTTGATTGCCACATCAACGTGGAAATCTGTTCAACTCTTAAGCTCGTGAAGTACTTGTATAAGTATGTTTTCAAAGGACATGATCTGGTGAGCTTTAAGATTATTTCTTGTGAATCAGGCAATGATATTGATGAAATAAGAGACTTTCAGAAAGGTAGATGGGTTTCACCTCCAGAAGCTTTTTGGCACATTTATGAATTCAAGCTCAATCAAATGACTCCAGTAGTTTACACTCTTCAAGTTCATCTTCCAGACCAGTAA